A genome region from Streptomyces pratensis includes the following:
- a CDS encoding Bax inhibitor-1/YccA family membrane protein has product MRSSNPVFSRRGFSRDNGYAGFNAAPQAGAPAAGTNPYAQGTAANPYATNPYAQQDVQYGAPQAPARSGAMTIDDVVTRTAMTLGTVVLTAALSWALLPVDEANLGKSYGIAIGAALVAFVFAIIQSFKRKASPALILAYAAFEGVFLGVISSTVSTYISPGTVMQAVMGTMCVFAGVLIAYKMRWIRVTRRFYGFVMAAAVGFVLLMMVNLLFSVFGGGDGLGFRSGGLGILFGVIGIILGACFLALDFKQVEDGINYGAPREESWLAAFGLTLTLVWIYLEMLRLLSIINGND; this is encoded by the coding sequence ATGAGGAGCAGCAACCCGGTCTTCTCGCGACGGGGGTTCAGCCGCGACAACGGCTACGCGGGCTTCAACGCGGCGCCGCAGGCCGGGGCCCCCGCGGCGGGTACCAACCCGTACGCGCAGGGCACCGCCGCCAACCCGTACGCCACGAACCCCTACGCACAGCAGGACGTCCAGTACGGCGCCCCTCAGGCGCCCGCGCGCTCCGGCGCGATGACGATCGACGACGTCGTCACGCGTACGGCCATGACGCTGGGCACCGTGGTGCTCACCGCCGCGCTCTCCTGGGCCCTGCTGCCCGTCGACGAGGCCAATCTCGGCAAGTCCTACGGCATCGCCATCGGCGCGGCCCTTGTAGCGTTCGTCTTCGCGATCATCCAGTCCTTCAAGCGCAAGGCGTCGCCCGCGCTGATCCTTGCCTACGCGGCCTTCGAGGGTGTCTTCCTCGGAGTGATCTCCAGCACGGTCAGCACCTACATCAGCCCCGGCACGGTGATGCAGGCGGTGATGGGCACCATGTGTGTCTTCGCCGGTGTCCTCATCGCGTACAAGATGCGCTGGATCCGCGTCACCCGCCGCTTCTACGGCTTCGTGATGGCCGCGGCAGTGGGCTTCGTGCTCCTGATGATGGTCAACCTGCTGTTCAGCGTGTTCGGTGGCGGTGACGGCCTCGGCTTCCGCAGCGGCGGCCTCGGCATCCTCTTCGGAGTCATCGGCATCATCCTGGGTGCGTGCTTCCTGGCCCTGGACTTCAAGCAGGTCGAGGACGGCATCAACTACGGCGCACCGCGCGAGGAGTCCTGGCTGGCGGCCTTCGGCCTCACCCTGACCCTGGTGTGGATCTACCTGGAGATGCTGCGTCTGCTCTCCATCATCAACGGGAACGACTGA
- a CDS encoding thioredoxin domain-containing protein — protein MIPANTRGPGGVILRYGDTDAAHVLSVYADLRCPYCKRMELGLGAVMEKAADEGRFAVDHHFGTFIDDAAGGSGSLEALAALGAAADEGQKPFMHYLRALYADQPSEDVDAFADRDTLLRLTGEIEALHGDAFRQKVMERTYLPWAAQVSAAFGTSGVRSTPTVLIDRTPVPVINALGYAITPEAFLAEVTPP, from the coding sequence ATGATCCCAGCCAATACGAGAGGTCCGGGCGGCGTCATCCTCCGCTACGGCGACACCGATGCCGCGCACGTGCTGAGCGTCTACGCCGATCTGCGCTGCCCCTACTGCAAGCGCATGGAACTCGGTCTCGGAGCCGTGATGGAGAAGGCCGCGGACGAGGGCAGATTCGCGGTGGACCACCACTTCGGCACGTTCATCGACGACGCCGCGGGCGGCAGCGGCTCCCTGGAGGCCCTGGCCGCGCTGGGAGCCGCTGCCGACGAGGGACAGAAGCCGTTCATGCACTACCTGCGGGCGCTGTACGCCGATCAGCCCAGCGAGGACGTGGACGCCTTCGCCGACCGGGACACCCTGCTGCGGCTGACCGGCGAGATCGAGGCACTGCACGGCGACGCCTTCCGGCAGAAGGTCATGGAGCGCACGTATCTGCCCTGGGCGGCACAGGTGTCCGCGGCCTTCGGGACGAGCGGTGTCCGGTCCACCCCGACGGTCCTGATCGACCGCACCCCGGTCCCCGTCATCAACGCCCTGGGATACGCGATCACCCCCGAGGCCTTCCTCGCCGAGGTGACACCCCCGTGA
- a CDS encoding maleylpyruvate isomerase family mycothiol-dependent enzyme, whose amino-acid sequence MATTTSSARAIPRAYGTRARLVNEAELRATLSTFRELSDEDWRRPTVCTGWTVRDMLAHTVGQYEELPRPWVAVRRIRQAARTHPHLGRLDGHNEIQIEDRKAVPGRELIGALAHFAPQGLIAVRRTPAAVRRRIRPSWLYPEAKALPEDSMDYLGNVIVARDTWMHRVDLSDATGAELVLDGHDREIVDQVVLDLALSWTGPAVEIDLHGRAGGRRLLGIGTPAATLHADAVDFARHLSGRPSRRRPELEGDPLVRDALMAARVVF is encoded by the coding sequence ATGGCCACCACGACATCGTCCGCCCGTGCCATCCCCCGCGCGTACGGCACGAGGGCCCGCCTGGTCAACGAGGCCGAGCTGCGGGCGACGCTCTCGACCTTCCGTGAGCTGTCCGACGAGGACTGGCGCCGCCCGACCGTCTGTACCGGCTGGACCGTCCGGGACATGCTGGCCCACACCGTCGGCCAGTACGAGGAGCTGCCGCGTCCCTGGGTGGCCGTGCGCCGGATCCGGCAGGCCGCGCGTACCCATCCGCACCTCGGCCGGCTGGACGGTCACAACGAGATCCAGATCGAGGACCGGAAGGCCGTACCGGGACGCGAACTGATCGGTGCCCTCGCCCACTTCGCGCCCCAGGGCCTCATCGCCGTGCGCCGCACGCCGGCCGCCGTACGCCGCAGGATCCGGCCGAGCTGGCTCTATCCGGAGGCGAAGGCCCTGCCCGAAGACTCGATGGACTACCTGGGAAACGTCATCGTCGCCCGCGACACCTGGATGCACCGGGTGGACCTCAGCGACGCCACCGGCGCCGAGCTGGTCCTCGACGGGCACGACCGGGAGATCGTGGACCAGGTGGTGCTGGATCTCGCCCTTTCCTGGACGGGCCCCGCGGTGGAGATCGACCTCCACGGCCGCGCCGGGGGACGCCGGCTGCTGGGCATCGGCACGCCGGCCGCCACTCTCCACGCCGACGCGGTCGACTTCGCCCGCCACCTGTCGGGGCGGCCGTCCCGCCGCCGCCCGGAACTGGAGGGCGATCCCCTGGTGCGGGACGCCCTGATGGCGGCACGCGTCGTGTTCTGA
- a CDS encoding MurR/RpiR family transcriptional regulator, with translation MSGSSPAARLQRLFEGQRLTPTQRRIAHSMVRRAADAPFLSSVELAELAGVSQPSVTRFAVALGFDGYPALRKHLRESTPDGAADGRGVEESFNEYQQAVRAEIENLRQLSELLADPAPVERAGRLLAGSRPLPVLGLRAASSQARGFGYFAAKVHPDVRVLDEGGSMLHDRIDAARRAGASALMCFALPRHPREAVDALAYAREQGLTVVTVADSAFAPVAAHSDLLLPAAVGTGLAFDTACAPMLLGRALLEAMCDALPEAQARLEEFDARAAARGLFVE, from the coding sequence ATGAGCGGGAGCAGCCCGGCCGCGCGGTTGCAGCGGCTCTTCGAGGGGCAGCGGCTCACGCCCACCCAGCGGCGGATCGCGCACTCCATGGTGCGGCGGGCCGCCGACGCTCCCTTCCTGTCGAGTGTGGAGCTGGCCGAGCTCGCCGGAGTCAGCCAGCCGTCCGTCACCCGCTTCGCGGTGGCGCTGGGGTTCGACGGGTACCCGGCGCTGCGCAAGCACCTGCGGGAGTCCACGCCGGACGGGGCGGCCGACGGCCGCGGCGTGGAGGAGAGCTTCAACGAGTACCAGCAGGCGGTGCGGGCGGAGATCGAGAATCTGCGGCAGCTGTCCGAGCTGCTCGCCGATCCGGCCCCGGTGGAGCGGGCCGGGCGGCTGCTCGCGGGGTCCAGGCCCCTGCCCGTGCTCGGGCTGCGGGCCGCCTCCTCGCAGGCCCGTGGGTTCGGCTACTTCGCCGCCAAGGTGCACCCGGACGTACGGGTGCTCGACGAAGGCGGCAGCATGCTGCACGACCGCATCGATGCCGCCAGGCGGGCGGGCGCGAGCGCCCTGATGTGCTTCGCGCTCCCGCGGCACCCGCGAGAGGCCGTGGACGCGCTTGCGTACGCGCGGGAGCAGGGGCTGACCGTCGTGACCGTGGCCGACTCGGCGTTCGCGCCGGTGGCGGCCCACAGCGATCTGCTGCTTCCGGCCGCCGTCGGGACCGGGCTGGCCTTCGACACGGCGTGCGCGCCGATGCTGCTGGGGCGGGCACTGCTGGAGGCCATGTGCGACGCGCTGCCCGAGGCGCAGGCACGGCTGGAGGAATTCGACGCGCGGGCCGCCGCGCGGGGCCTGTTCGTCGAGTAG
- a CDS encoding cystathionine beta-synthase, translating into MQFHDSMISLVGNTPLVRLRNVSAGIQATVLAKVEYFNPGGSVKDRIALRMIEAAEQSGELKPGGTIVEPTSGNTGVGLAIVAQQKGYKCIFVCPDKVSTDKINVLRAYGAEVVVCPTAVDPEHPDSYYNVSDRLVRETPGAWKPDQYSNPNNPRSHYETTGPELWEQTEGRITHFVAGVGTGGTISGTGRYLKEISENRVQVIGADPEGSVYSGGSGRPYLVEGVGEDFWPSAYDRTVTDEIVAVSDKDSFQMTRRLAKEEGLLVGGSCGMAVVAALEVAERLGPDDVVVVLLPDSGRGYMSKIFNDEWMADYGFLEDAGPSARVGAVLDFKEGPLPSLVHMHPEETVGEAIDVLREYGVSQMPIVKPGAGHPDVMAAEVIGSVVERQLLDALFTQRATLSDPLEKHMSAPLPQVGSGEPVEDLMAVLGGTDGADAAIVLVEGKPTGVVSRQDLLAFLAKGATPKQ; encoded by the coding sequence GTGCAATTCCACGATTCGATGATCAGTCTTGTCGGCAACACCCCGCTGGTCAGGCTGCGCAATGTGTCGGCAGGCATTCAGGCGACGGTCCTGGCCAAGGTCGAGTACTTCAACCCCGGCGGGTCGGTGAAGGACCGCATCGCGCTGCGCATGATCGAGGCCGCCGAGCAGAGCGGCGAGCTGAAGCCCGGCGGCACGATCGTCGAGCCCACCAGCGGCAACACCGGTGTGGGCCTCGCGATCGTCGCCCAGCAGAAGGGCTACAAGTGCATCTTCGTCTGCCCGGACAAGGTGTCCACGGACAAGATCAACGTGCTGCGCGCGTACGGCGCGGAGGTCGTCGTCTGCCCGACGGCCGTTGACCCCGAGCACCCGGACTCGTACTACAACGTCTCCGACCGGCTGGTCCGGGAGACGCCGGGGGCCTGGAAGCCCGACCAGTACTCCAACCCCAACAACCCGCGCTCGCACTACGAGACCACGGGCCCCGAGCTCTGGGAGCAGACGGAGGGGCGGATCACCCACTTCGTCGCGGGCGTCGGCACGGGCGGCACGATCAGTGGCACGGGCCGCTATCTCAAGGAGATCAGCGAGAACCGCGTGCAGGTCATCGGAGCGGACCCGGAGGGCTCCGTCTACTCCGGCGGTTCGGGACGCCCGTACCTCGTGGAAGGGGTCGGCGAGGACTTCTGGCCGAGCGCCTACGACCGCACGGTCACGGACGAGATCGTCGCGGTCTCGGACAAGGACTCCTTCCAGATGACCCGCCGCCTCGCCAAGGAGGAGGGCCTGCTCGTCGGAGGTTCCTGCGGCATGGCCGTCGTCGCGGCCCTCGAGGTCGCCGAGCGCCTCGGCCCCGACGACGTGGTGGTCGTCCTGCTGCCGGACAGCGGCCGCGGATACATGAGCAAGATCTTCAACGACGAGTGGATGGCGGACTACGGCTTCCTCGAGGACGCCGGCCCGTCCGCCCGGGTCGGCGCGGTGCTCGACTTCAAGGAGGGGCCGCTCCCCTCGCTCGTCCACATGCATCCCGAGGAGACGGTCGGCGAGGCCATCGACGTACTGCGGGAGTACGGCGTCTCCCAGATGCCGATCGTGAAGCCGGGCGCGGGACACCCGGACGTCATGGCCGCCGAGGTCATCGGCTCCGTCGTGGAGCGTCAGCTCCTGGACGCGCTGTTCACCCAGCGTGCCACGCTGTCCGACCCGCTGGAGAAGCACATGTCGGCCCCGCTGCCGCAGGTCGGTTCGGGGGAGCCGGTCGAGGACCTGATGGCCGTGCTCGGTGGGACCGACGGTGCCGACGCGGCGATCGTCCTCGTCGAGGGCAAGCCCACAGGCGTCGTGAGCAGGCAGGATCTGCTGGCCTTCCTCGCGAAGGGCGCAACGCCCAAGCAGTAG
- a CDS encoding acetyl-CoA C-acetyltransferase: MPEAVIVSAARSPIGRAFKGSLKDLRADDLTATIIQTALAKVPELDPKDIDDLMLGCGLPGGEQGNNLGRIIAVQMGMDHLPGCTVTRYCSSSLQTSRMALHAIKAGEGDVFISAGVEMVSRFAKGNSDSLPDTHNPLFADAEARTAARAEQEGTSWTDPREEGLVPDAYIAMGQTAENLARIKGVTRQDMDEFGVRSQNLAEEAIKNGFWEREITPVTTPDGTVVSKDDGPRAGVTLEGVQGLKPAFRPDGLVTAANCCPLNDGAAALVIMSDTKARELGLTPLARIVSTGVSGLSPEIMGYGPVEASKQALKRAGLTVDDIDLAEINEAFAAQVIPSYRDLGLPLDKVNVNGGAIAVGHPFGMTGARITGTLINSLQFHDKQFGLETMCVGGGQGMAMVIERLS, encoded by the coding sequence ATGCCCGAAGCCGTGATCGTCTCTGCTGCCCGTTCGCCGATCGGCCGGGCCTTCAAGGGGTCCCTCAAGGACCTGCGCGCGGACGACCTGACCGCCACCATCATCCAGACGGCGCTGGCCAAGGTCCCCGAGCTGGACCCGAAGGACATCGACGACCTGATGCTCGGCTGCGGCCTCCCCGGCGGCGAGCAGGGCAACAACCTGGGCCGCATCATCGCTGTGCAGATGGGGATGGACCACCTCCCCGGCTGCACGGTCACCCGCTACTGCTCGTCCTCGCTCCAGACCAGCCGCATGGCGCTGCACGCCATCAAGGCCGGCGAGGGTGACGTCTTCATCTCCGCCGGCGTCGAGATGGTGTCCCGCTTCGCGAAGGGCAACTCCGACAGCCTGCCGGACACGCACAACCCGCTCTTCGCCGACGCCGAGGCCCGCACCGCAGCCCGGGCGGAGCAGGAGGGCACGAGCTGGACCGACCCGCGCGAGGAGGGGCTCGTCCCGGACGCGTACATCGCGATGGGGCAGACCGCCGAGAACCTGGCCCGGATCAAGGGCGTCACCCGTCAGGACATGGACGAGTTCGGCGTGCGGTCGCAGAACCTGGCCGAGGAAGCCATCAAGAACGGCTTCTGGGAGCGCGAGATCACCCCGGTCACCACGCCGGACGGCACGGTCGTCTCGAAGGACGACGGCCCCCGCGCGGGCGTCACCCTGGAGGGCGTGCAGGGCCTGAAGCCGGCGTTCCGCCCCGACGGACTCGTCACCGCGGCCAACTGCTGCCCGCTGAACGACGGCGCGGCCGCACTCGTGATCATGTCCGACACCAAGGCTCGCGAGCTGGGCCTGACCCCGTTGGCACGCATCGTGTCGACGGGTGTCTCCGGCCTGTCCCCCGAGATCATGGGTTACGGACCGGTCGAGGCCAGCAAGCAGGCGCTCAAGCGCGCCGGTCTGACCGTCGACGACATCGACCTGGCCGAGATCAACGAGGCGTTCGCCGCCCAGGTCATCCCGTCCTACCGGGACCTCGGCCTGCCGCTGGACAAGGTGAACGTCAACGGTGGCGCGATCGCCGTCGGCCACCCCTTCGGCATGACCGGCGCCCGCATCACCGGCACGCTGATCAACAGCCTGCAGTTCCACGACAAGCAGTTCGGCCTGGAGACGATGTGCGTGGGCGGCGGCCAGGGCATGGCCATGGTCATCGAGCGGCTGAGCTGA
- a CDS encoding SGNH/GDSL hydrolase family protein: MARRIAAGAAYGGGSVGLIGAATFGLVLAEVQLAKRQVGGGNAPVPPSADGRYGVAFAGPSDPLRFILLGDSTAAGQGVRRAGQTPGALLASGLAAVAERPVDLRNVALPGARSDDLERQVSLVLADPAGVPDVCVIMIGANDVTHRMPATQSVRCLSTAVRRLRTAGAEVVVGTCPDLGTIEPVYQPLRWLARRVSRQLAAAQTIGAVEQGGRTVSLGDLLGPEFEANPRELFGPDNYHPSAEGYATASMAMLPTLCAALGLWPESDRLDGSRREGMLPVAKAASRAAREAGTEVTAARAPWALLKHRRRRRLPAHTEPVPHEDPETGSDGGPLPGHGSGATWRRA; the protein is encoded by the coding sequence GTGGCGCGGCGGATCGCAGCAGGCGCGGCCTACGGGGGCGGCAGCGTAGGGCTGATCGGAGCGGCGACGTTCGGCCTGGTACTGGCCGAGGTGCAGCTGGCGAAACGGCAGGTGGGCGGCGGCAACGCACCGGTCCCGCCGAGTGCGGACGGACGGTACGGCGTAGCGTTCGCCGGCCCGTCCGATCCGCTTCGCTTCATCCTGCTCGGCGACTCGACGGCGGCCGGCCAGGGCGTGCGCAGGGCCGGACAGACCCCGGGGGCGCTGCTGGCATCCGGACTGGCGGCGGTGGCCGAACGGCCCGTCGATCTCCGGAACGTGGCCCTGCCGGGTGCGCGGTCGGACGATCTGGAGCGGCAGGTGTCCCTGGTGCTGGCGGATCCGGCGGGGGTGCCGGACGTCTGCGTGATCATGATCGGCGCCAACGACGTGACCCACCGCATGCCGGCGACCCAGTCGGTGCGCTGCCTCAGCACGGCGGTCCGGAGACTGCGCACGGCAGGCGCGGAGGTGGTGGTGGGCACCTGTCCGGACCTGGGCACGATCGAGCCGGTCTACCAGCCGTTGCGGTGGCTGGCCCGGCGGGTGAGCCGGCAGCTGGCGGCGGCCCAGACGATCGGCGCGGTGGAGCAAGGCGGGCGGACGGTCTCGCTGGGCGACCTGCTCGGTCCGGAGTTCGAGGCGAACCCCCGGGAGCTCTTCGGCCCCGACAACTACCACCCCTCGGCCGAGGGGTACGCGACCGCCTCCATGGCGATGCTGCCGACCCTCTGCGCGGCCCTCGGCCTGTGGCCGGAGTCCGACCGGCTGGACGGCTCACGCCGCGAGGGCATGCTGCCGGTGGCCAAGGCGGCCTCCCGCGCCGCGCGCGAGGCGGGCACCGAGGTGACGGCGGCCCGCGCGCCATGGGCCCTGCTCAAGCACCGCAGGCGGCGGCGCCTGCCCGCCCACACGGAACCCGTGCCGCACGAGGACCCGGAGACGGGCTCGGACGGCGGCCCCCTGCCGGGGCACGGGTCGGGCGCGACGTGGCGGCGGGCCTGA
- a CDS encoding roadblock/LC7 domain-containing protein: MVPEAETQDVLEELQRLRARVPLLTGALAASTDGLIVAQDTPGIEAEGVAALTAAALGVSIRMTDATGRGGFRELLIRGGSGYVATYAAGSSAVLTLLAEDRINVGRLHLEGRRAGARIGELVDAAQDRADRPAPPPRPQQSRALPRRTPTPDST, encoded by the coding sequence ATGGTGCCCGAGGCCGAGACACAGGACGTCCTCGAGGAGCTCCAACGGTTACGCGCCCGGGTGCCGCTCCTGACCGGCGCACTGGCCGCCAGCACCGACGGCCTGATCGTCGCCCAGGACACCCCAGGCATCGAGGCCGAAGGCGTCGCCGCGCTGACCGCCGCCGCACTCGGCGTCTCGATCCGCATGACCGATGCCACCGGTCGCGGCGGCTTCCGCGAGCTCCTGATCCGCGGCGGCAGCGGCTACGTCGCCACCTACGCGGCCGGCTCGTCCGCCGTCCTCACGCTGCTGGCCGAGGACCGCATCAACGTCGGCCGTCTCCACCTCGAAGGCCGCCGCGCCGGCGCGCGCATCGGTGAGCTGGTCGATGCCGCACAGGACCGCGCCGACCGCCCCGCGCCGCCTCCGCGTCCGCAGCAGTCCCGGGCCCTGCCCCGCCGCACCCCCACCCCGGATTCCACATGA